In Nocardioides jishulii, the DNA window GGTGAGCTCCGTGTCGGCATCGCCAAGGGCCAGCGTGACGCCTCGCCGTTCGACCGCCTCTCCATCAAGATGGCGGCCGACGAGACCGTCGCCACCGCGACCGACCTGACCCTGAGCGTCGTCGACGGCCAGGGTGAGCGGTACGACGCCCTCGTGAGCGAGCTGAACCCGTTCGCGCTGACCCGCCTGCCGGCGTCCTCGTCCTCCGCGGGGATCAACACCCTCAAGAAGATCGTGCTGCAGCAGGTCAACGTGGAGCTCGCCGAGCTGGCCAGCGCTGGCCTGGACCTCTCCGACCTGCGTGAGGTCCGCCTCAAGGCTGTCACCGGCGGCCCGGGTGCCGCCTACCTCTCGGACCTGGCCTTCGAGTCCTCGTCGGTCGGCACCGCCGACTCCACGCGGATGCCGGTCATCGGCCTGTACGCCCCGAACGTGGAGGAGGGCAACGCCCCGGACTCGTACGAGCTCGCCGTCCACCTCGACGCTCCCGCGACGAGCACGGTCGTCGGCGACGTCTCGGTCCTGGGCTCCACGACCGGTCGCGCCGGCATCGCCACCCAGAGGGTCACGTTCGCCCCGGGTGAGACCTGCAAGGTCGTCAGCGTCGCGCTGCAGGGTGACCGCGAGGCCAGCAGCACGGCGACCACCCAGGTGACCCACAGCGTCATCAACACCCGCAACGCCGTGATGGGTGCCGAGTCCATCGGCTTCACCCAGGTCCGTGAGGACGACGGTGTCACCGGGTCCGCCCTCGAGGCCGCGCCGTTCGGCAAGGCCGGCGACCCGTGCGCCGAGCTCGGGTCCTTCCGTGCCGGTGGCGTCCTGGACGTCGCCGACGAGGTCGCCCCGGGTGACGACCTGACGGTGGGCCTGCCCGGCAACCGCGCCGGTGAGGCCGTCGTCGTCACCGTCGCCGGGCACGAGCCCACCACCGTCGTCGCCGACGCCGAGGGCGTGGCGTCGACCACGTTCCCGGTCCCTGCCGACGCCGAGCGCGGCGAGCTCGCGGTGAACGCCGTGGCCGCGGGCACCGGCCGCACCGCCGAGGCCGTCGTCAACGTCCGTGACGCCAGCACCACCACGTTGGTCGTCGACCCGGTCACCCCGAAGCTGGGGCAGAAGGTGACGCTCACCGCGACCGTCACCGGTGGTGAGACCCCCGGCACCGTCGAGTTCCTGGACGGCACGACGTCGCTGGGCACGGCTCCTGTCGCCTCCGGCACCGCGACCCTGACCGTCAAGGGCTTCAAGGCCGGCGCCCACGCGCTGGTCGCGAAGTTCGGCGGCAGCACGGTCACCTCGGCGTCGCAGTCCGCCCCGGTCGCGTTCCTGCTCGGCAAGGGCGTCACCGCCACCAAGGTCACCGGACCGAAGAAGGTCGGCAAGGGCAAGAAGTACGTGATCCGCGTGGCCGTCACCGGCGCCGCCGGCGAGGAGAAGCTCACCGGCAAGGTCAAGGTGGTCGTCAAGGGCGCCAAGAAGGCGACCCGCACGGTCACGGTCAAGGCCAACGGCACCGCGACGCTCACCTTGGTGGCGCCGAAGCGCAAGGGCCAGCTCCGCATCACCGCCACCTACCAGGGTGCGGGCAGCTACCAGGCCAGCACCTCCACCGTGAAGGTGGTGAGGGTCCGCTGATCCGGCACTGACACACCAGAAGGGCGGGAGGTCGATGACCTCCCGCCCTTCTGGTCGTGCGCCGTCGTCACGCCTCGGAGAGAGGCCGTGGACAAACGAAAGAACCGCAGGTCACGAGGTGACCTGCGGTTCTCATCTGAGCTCGACATGGGCATTCGCACGGACGGCGCTGGTGCCTACTGCAGGACTCTCGACAACTCGGCAGATCAGTCGAAGTAGCCGTTGTCGCCAGGGAACGCCGAGGTGAACGGCTCGAACTCGGCGCCGGTGATGCGCGCGTCGAGCATCGACTGGCGCACCTGCTCGCTGACGGCCACGGATCCGGTGCGTTGACCTCGCTTCATGCTGTGCACAGGCCCAGGCTTCTTGGTCTCCTCCAGCACGCCGAGGTAGCCCGCGATCGGCGAGCCGTCGTTGTACCGGACATCGATGGGGAACGTGGACAGTTCGGCTCCCTGGTCTGCCAGAAGCGAGCACAGCCGTTCGCTGTAGACCTTCAAGCCTTCGCCGTCCTGCCACACGACGTCGACAAGCGTCTTGCCGGGGTTCGCGGGATTCTGCTGGAACCACCACTCGACGGTGACGCCGGGCGGTCCCTTGCGCGCCAACGTGTTGGTCACGTCGCGCCCCAGCGGTGTCTTCCAGCGACCGTACTCGGGTTTGCCGGGCCCAGTGATCGTGAGCCACAGATGGCGGCGTGCCCCGGCTGGTGTCATCACGTGCCACGTCACGGCTCGTAACCTAGAGGATGCTGGTCATGACCAAGCGGCGATCCTTCACCGGGACGCAGAAGAGGCCCCCTCCCGGTGAAGGGAGAGGGCCTCTGAACTGCTGCTGTCTGTACGCCATCAGGGACTCGAACCCCGAACCCGCTGATTAAGAGTCAGCTGCTCTGCCAATTGAGCTAATGGCGCCCGTTGCCGGGACTCGCCCGGCAACGAGGAAAACAGTAGCACCGGGGTCTGGGGCCGCCAAATTCGGGGGAGTCGTGCCGCCGGCGGCTCTCAGCGGGCCTCGAGGACGGCCTGTGCGGCGTTGTGGCCACCCAGCCCTGAGACGGCCCCGCCGCGCCTCGCGCCCGACCCGCACATGAGGACGACGTCGTGGGGCGTGGCCACGCCCCAGCGCTGGGCCGGGGTGTCGAGTCGCGCGCGGTTGGGGGCCCACGGCCAGTCGAGGTCGCCGTGGAAGATGTGTCCGCCCGGCATGGCGAGCTCGGCCTCCACGTCGTGCGGGAACTTCGCCTCGAGGCAGAGCTTGTCCTCGCCGTCCCGGGCGATGCAGTCGACGATCGAGCCGACGAGGTGCTCGTCGATGCTGGCGATCGCGCGTTGCACGGCGGTCACGCGGTTGTCCTCGCCGTCCGGGCCCGTGAACAGCTCCTCGGGCATGTGCAGCCCGAAGTAGGTGAGCGTGTGCACGCCCATCGGTGCCAGGTCCTCGAGGATCGAGGGGTCGGTGAGCGAGTGGCAGTAGATCTCGCCCGGCGGATGCTGCGGGACCGTGCCCGCCCGCGCCTCCTCGTACGCGAGCTGCAGGTCGCCCCAGCCCTCGGACAGGTGCATCGTCCCGGAGAAGGCCACCCGGGGGTCGACGCCCGAGCGCAGCGTGGGAAGTCGCTCCAGCAGCAGGTTGAGCTTCAGCTGGGACCCCGCCGGCTTGGCGGGGAGGGTGGCCTCGTCGCCGAGCAGCCCTGCCATCGTCCACGGCGCGACCCCGGACAGGACGGTGCGCGCGGTGGCCCCCCGCTCTCCCGTGGCCGTACGCCACCGCACCTCCGCGCCGTGGGCGCCCGTCGCGACCGACGTCACCTCGGCGCCCGTGATCAGGGTGGCGCCGGCGAGCCTGGCCGACTTCGCCAGGGCGTCGGTGACCGCGCCCATGCCTCCGATCGGCACCCGCCACTCGCCGGTGCCGTTGCCCATGAGGTGGTAGAGGAAGCAGCGGTTCTGCGCCAACGAGGCGTCGTCCATCCCCACGAAGGTTCCGATCAGGGCGTCGGTGGCGACCACGCCGCGCACCGTGTCGTCGGCGAAGCGGTCGGTGATCGTACGACCCAGCGGCTGGGCGACGAGGTCGTTCCAGACGGTGGGGGAGACCTGCTCCGCGACGTCCCGCTCCCGGGAGAGCGGCTGGGTCAGGGTCGGAGCGACCACGGCGGTCAGCTCGGCCACGTCGGCGTAGAACTGCTGCCACGCGGCGTAGTCGTCGTCGCTGCCCGTCAGGGTCCGGAAGGAGGCCTTGGTGGCTGGTCCCTCGGTCCGCTCGACCAGGAGGCCACCGGGTGCACCCGTGTGCAGGTGGGGCGTGAACGACGACGTACGACGCGACGCCAGCGTGACGTCGAGCGAGAGGTCGCGCATGATCTCGTCGGGAAGCAGGCTGACGAGGTAGGAGTAGCGGGAGAGGCGTGCGGGCAGCCCCGCGAAGGGCCGGGTGGAGACCGCGGCGCCGCCGACGTGGTCGAGCCGCTCGAGCACGAGCACGGTGAGTCCGGCGCGGGCCAAGTATGAGGCGCTCACCAGGGCGTTGTGTCCGCCCCCCACGACAATTGCGTCGTAGTCATTTCGGGCCATGTGAGTCGTCACTCGGTCAAGGTAGGGCAACCGGGGCGCGTCGAGCGGTGAAACTCACACAATCGCCGGGGCCGACGTCTAGTCTCCGGGGAGTACTGGGAGTGGCACACAGGCAGGAGGGGCCTAGGGATGACCACGCACCCCCGCACCTCGTTCGCCCTGCTCACGTGCTTCACCGTCGTCGTGGCGTTCTACCTCGTCGGTGTGCAACCCGCCCCGCTCGTCGTCGCCGAGGCCTTCCCCGCCGGTCTGATCGCCGGTGCGTGGCTCTTCGTCCCGCGGCGGCGCCAGCTGCTCTACTTCGTATGTGCGTGGGTCGTCTCCACCGGGATCTACCTGGCCTGCGGCCGTGACCTCTTCGTGGCGCTGGGCTGGGCCCTGGCAGCGGTCGTGGGCTCTGCGATCGTCGCCCACGGCATCACCCAGGGGCCCGAGCGCCGTGCCGCCCTGCTGACCGACGTCGACCTGCGTCGCTTCATCGCCCAGACCTTCCTGGGCTCGTTGGTGGCCGCGGGCATCGCCGGGGCGGTCGCCAGCGTCTCCGGCCACACGCAGTGGTGGGTGGCCGCCCTTGGCGTGGGCCTCGCCCACTTCGCGACCTACCTGGTGCTGCTGCCGCACTTCCTCGGACGTCCGCGCTTCCCCGGGGTGGCCAGCCGGCTGGAGCGCGTGATCCAGTGGGTCGTCACGGTCTCACTCACCGTCGTCGCCTTCCTGCCGCTCGACCTGGGGCCGTCGATCGCCTTCGGCGTCATCCCGTGCCTGGGGTGGTCGGCGCTGCGCGCCCCGATGCGCGAGACCTTGGTGCAGCTCCTCGTGGTGGCCACCGCCAGCCACGCGATGACCATGCAGGGTCTAGGCCCGTTCGCGGTCGACCCCGGCAGCAGCGTCCTGCGGGCCGAGATGCTCACGATCCTGTTCGCGCTGTGGGTCATCGCCTGCGGCCTCACCACCATCCCGTTCTCCCTGGCCGTCGGTGTGCAGCGACGCGAGGCGTGGCAGTCACGCCAGGAGCAGGCGCGGGTGCGGCAGCTCGTGCAGAGCGCCACCAGCGTGGCCATCATCGGCACGGACGCCCACGGACACATCGACCTCTTCAACCCGGGCGCCGAGCTGATCTTCGGCTACACCTCGCACGAGGTGCTGGGCCTGACGCCGAGCATCTTCCTCACTCGCGCCGAGATCGAGCGGGTCGCCCAGGTGCTCGGCACCCGGTCGACGTTCGTCGACGTCGCGTACGCCCTGGCGAGCAGTGAGAACGAGAGCCTCGACCTGGACTTCCTCCGCAAGGACGGCAGCGTCGTGACGTTGCAGTTCTCGATCTCGCGCATCTTCAACGACGACGGCAAGGTGATCGGCTACGTCACCACGGGCGAGGACGTCACGAGCCGGGTCAAGCGCCAGCTCGCCCTCGAGGAGGCGCTGGCCCACGAACGGCTGGCGGTCGAGAACCTCAAGGAGGTCGACCAGGTCAAGGACGCCCTCGTGTCGGGCGTGAGCCACGAGCTGCGCACCCCGATCACCTCGATCCTGGGCTACCTGGAGATGCTCGAGGACGGCGGTTTCGGTCCGCTCGCCGAGGGCCAGGCCAAGGCGCTCGGCCGGGTCAAGGGCAACAGCAACCGGCTGCTCTCGCTGATCGACGACCTGCTGATGCTCTCGCGCATCCAGGACGGCTACCTGGCCGTCGAGAGCACCCGGATCGACCTGCGGGACGTGGTGGCCTCGGCGCGTGACGAGATGGCTCCGGTCCTCACCGCCTCCGGCCTCACCTTCGACGTGGAGCTGCCCGAGCAACCGGTCGCCGTGGTCGGGGACGCCGAGAGACTCGGGCGTGTGCTCGTCAACCTGTTGAGCAACGCGATGAAGTTCACCGACCGCTTCGGCGCCGTGACCGTACGCCTGGCCGTCGAGGGGGCAGACGCCGTCGTCTCGGTCAGCGACACCGGCATCGGCATCCCCGAGGGCGAGCAGGACCACCTCTTCGAGCGCTTCTTCCGGGCGACGTCGGCGCGCGAACGCGCCATCCAGGGCAGCGGGCTCGGCCTCGCCATCGCGCGTGCCCTCGTCCAGTCGCACGGTGGCGGCATCGAGGTCCAGTCCCAGGTCGACGTCGGCTCGACCTTCGTGATCCGCCTGCCGCTCGAGGAGGCCCTCTCCGTGATCGAGCAGGCCCCGGGGCCGCCGCAGGAGCAGGAGACCGCGGGCGCCCCGGCGGGTCGCTGAGACGCGCTGAGAGTCACGGAACGCGAAGGAACCCCCGGTCATCGACCGGGGGTTCCTTGCTGACTGGGGTGAGTGACGGGGCTCGAACCCGCGACAACCGCGACCACAACGCGGTGCTCTACCAGCTGAGCTACACCCACCATGGCGACTTGCTGGGCAAGTCGTGAGGAAGCATAGAGGACTCAGGCGTCCGTTGTGGAATCGGGGGTGGCGCCGCCGTCACCCAGGCCAGTGATGGAGCCGGCGTACTTCGCGGCGATCTCCTTGGCGGCGGCCGAGTCGGGGCCGGGAGGCGCCACGAAGACGGCCTCGCGGTAGTAGCGCAGCTCCTCGATGCTCTCCTGGATGTCGGCGAGCGCACGGTGGTTGCCGCGCTTCTCCGGCGCCTGGAAGTAGGCGCGCGGGTACCACCGTCGCGACAGCTCCTTGATCGAGGAGACGTCGATGTTGCGGTAGTGCAGGAACCCCTCGAGCCCCTTCATGTCGCGGGCGAGGAAGGCGCGGTCGGTGCCGATGGTGTTGCCGGCCAGAGGAGGGCGGCTGCCGTCGGGGCAGTGCTCGCGGATGTAGTCCAGGACGAGGGTCTCGGCCTCCTCCATCGTGACGCCGCCGTCGAGCTCCTCGAGGAGGCCGGACTTCTCGTGCATGTCACGGACGAAGTCGATCATCGTCTCCAGCGCCTCGGCTGGCGGTTTGATGATGACGTCGACCCCCTCACCGAGCACGTTGAGCTCGAAGTCGGTCACCAGGGCGGCCACCTCGATCAGGGCATCCTTCTCGAGGTCGAGGCCGGTCATCTCGCAGTCGATCCACACCAGTCGGTCGTTCACGCTTGACGACACTACTAGTGGTCACCGACATCCGAGGGGTCATGGGCCCAACGACCGCCGCGTTCCGGGTCGCTGGCTAATCTGTGGACGTGCAGCCTCCACGCCCCCCGCAGGGAGCAGCTCCCTGGATCGGAACCGCCGCCCGTCTGGTGACCGGTGGGGTCTGGCTGGTCGCCGGAGCGATCAAGCTGCCCGACCCCTACGAGAGCATCAGTGCTGTCCGGGCGTACGAAGTGCTGCCCGAGTCGCTCGTACCTGCGGTCGGCTACCTCCTGCCCGTCGTGGAGGTGGCGATCGGCCTGCTCCTGCTGCTGGGCCTGCTGACCCGGGTGAGCGGCCTCGCGTCCGCGATCCTCTTCGCGGTCTTCGTGGCCGGCATCGCGTCGGTGTGGATCCGGGGGATCGATATCGACTGCGGGTGCTTCGGTGGAGGTGGCGCGAAGGAGGGGGCCTCGGCGGAGTATCCGATCGAGATCGCCCGTGACGCCGCCCTGCTGCTCCTCTCTGCCTGGTTGGTGTGGCGCCCGCGTACACGGTGGGCGCTGGACAACATGCTCTTCCGCTCGTCCGAGCGGGAACTGGAAAGGAACGACGATGGCGAAGAATCCGCCGAAGAAGAACACGCCCGGCAGTCGGGCTGACGAGCGGGCCACCACCGCCGCCAAGCGGGAGGCACGTCGCGAGAAGGCCGCACGTCAGGCTGCTGCCCTCAAGAAGGCGCAGCAGGCTCGCCAGCGCAAGGAGCGCCTGCTGGTCGGCGGCATCGTCGGCGCCGTGCTGCTCGTCATCGTCGGCGTCGTCGCGTGGCAGATCTCCCGCAACTCCGGGCCGGTGGCCATCCCCGACAACGCCACGGACAAGTACGGCGTCGCGGTGGGCAAGGCCGACGCCGAGACCCAGGTCGACATCTACGCCGACTTCCTCTGCCCCGCCTGCAAGACCTTCGAGGGCGCGACGGACGAGCCGCTGAGCCAGCTGGCCGAGGCCGGGACGGCGCGGGTCGTCTACAACCCCGTCAGCATCCTCAACGAGTACTCCGACCGGGCCGCCAACGCCTTCGCCGTCGTCCTCGACACCGCCGGTGCCGACGTCGCGCTGGAGTTCCAGCGGGCGCTCTTCGCTGAGCAGCCCGGCGAGGGTGGCGCGATGCCCGATGACGACTGGCTGATCGACCTCGCCGTCGAGTCCGGTGCCAAGGAGTCCGAGATCCGCGACGACATCGAGGACATGAAGTACGAGAAGTGGGTGAAGGAGGCGACGCAGGAGGCTGAGCGTCGCGGACTCCGAGGGACCCCGACGATCTTCATCAACGACACCCAGCTCGAGCCGCAGGAAGCGCTGACGCAGATCCAGCAGCTGGCCCAGGCCTCGGGCGGGTCGGGAGAGGAGGACACGAACTGATGCACGTCGTCACTGTCCAGCGCTGGGTCATGAGCGTGCTGGTGCTCACCACTGCCCTGCACTTCGTGGGCGGTCTGCTGATCCTCGCGGTCACGCTCGACCGCCCGGACGCCTTCTGGGTGCTCACCATCATCTCGATGATCGTCACCGCGTTGTCGATCGTGGGCGCCCGCCTGCTCCACCAGACCTCCGCGCTCACCTGGTGGCTGCTGGTGGCCTTGCTCCCGTTGGCCATCTCGCTCTACTTCCGCTGAGTCGGCTCCAGCCGGTCAGCCCGTCTCGCAGTGGCGAGCGTGGCTGACCGGCTGGCACACTCGCTCGATGACCTTCGCCGAGCCGTCCGGACGACTCCACGACTTCATCGCAGGCCTGCCGAAGGTCGAGCTGCACGTGCACCACGTCGGGTCCGCGTCACCGCGGATCGTGCAGCAGCTGGCGGAGCGCCACCCGGGCACGGTCCCGAGCGACCCCGACCAGCTTCGGGCGTTCTACGAGTTCCGCGACTTCGCCCACTTCATCGAGGTCTACCTCGCCGTGGTGGACCTGCTGAAGGAGCCGGAGGACATCCGGATGCTCACCTACGAGGTCGCCCGTGACCTCGCCCGCCAGAACGTCCGCTACGCCGAGCTGACCTGCACGCCCTACACGTCGGTGCTCCCGCACGAGGCGGGGCGAGGCATGTCGATCGAGGACTACACCGACGCGATCGAGGAGGGGCGGGTCGCGGCCGAGGCCGAGTTCGGTGTCGTGCTGCGATGGATCTACGACATCCCGGGGGAGTCGGGCATACCCGCTGCCGACGAGACGCTGCGCTTCGCGCTGGACTACCCACCGGTTGCCCTGGTGGGCTTCGGCCTGGGTGGTCCTGAGATCGGCGTACCGCGCCCCCAGTTCCAACGGCACTTCGAGGCAGCCAGGGCAGCTGGGCTGCACTCGGTCCCGCACGCCGGGGAGACCACGGGGCCGGAGACCGTGTGGGACGCCATCAGGTTGCTCGGCGCCGAACGGATCGGTCACGGGACCACGGCCGCCCAGGACCCGGTGCTCCTGGAGTACCTCGCCGCCCACCGCATCCCGTTGGAGGTCTGCCCGACGTCCAACGTCGCCACCGGGGCGGTCGAGTCGCTGGCCGCCCACCCGCTCCGCGCGTTCCGCGACGCCGGGGTGCTGCTGTCGATCAACTCCGACGACCCGCCGATGTTCGACACCGACCTCAACCGCGAGTACGCGGTGGCGGCCGAGATGCTGCACCTCGACGAGCGTGGTGTCGCCGACCTGGCGATCGCGGGGGTGGATGCCTCGTTCGCCCCGGACGAGCTGAAGGCGAACCTGCGCGCGGAGATCGACGGCTGGACGACGGCTTGGCTCGCCGGAGAGGCAGACTGACCCCATGGCTCGCCACACCGACTCGACGTCCGAGACCGCTGCACCGCTGATCCCGACGATGCGCGACCGCATGGTCGCCGGACAGCCGTACGTCGTCGACGGCACCGTCCGCGTGGCGCTGGCCCGCGGCCAGGAACGAGCCGACCTCTTCAACGAGACGACGGGCGAGGATCCGGAGACGCGTCGCGCGCTCCTGCGTGACCTGCTGGGCAGCCTCGGTGAGGGCGTCGAGGTGCGTGGTCCGGTCCACGTCGACGTCGGTCGTAACCTCCACCTGGGGGCACGCACGTTCGTCAATGCCAACCTCGTCGCGCTGGACCGTGCCCCGATCCGCGTGGGTGAAGGCGTGCAGATCGGACCCAACGTGCAGCTCCTGACTCCGGTGCACCCGCTCGACCCCGCGAAGCGTCGCGACGGTTGGGAGGGGGCAGAGCCCGTGACCATCGGCGACAACGTCGTGCTCGGCGGCGGCGTCACCGTCTGCCCGGGCGTCACGATCGGTGACGACACCGTGGTGGGGGCGGGATCGGTGGTCGCCAGCGACCTGCCCGCCGGCGTACTGGCCGTGGGCAACCCGGCGAAGGTGATCCGCCAGCTCTGACCTACTACTGCGTGGTCGGGACTCGACATCACTTGGGGCATCGCGGTCTACCTCCGTCGGTGGAACCGTAGGTCGCCGTTGGCCATCCGACTGGTGTCGTAGCCGGGGTCGTGGGCTCGGTGGTGATGGTGGGAGCAAAGAAGCGCGGCGTTGTCGAGATCGGTGGCGCCGCCCTGCGACCAGGGGACGAGGTGGTGGGCTTCGGACCAGGTGCCGGGGATGTCGCAGCCTTCGGCGCGGCAGGTCTGGTCGCGCAGGGCGAGTGCGCGGCGTTGGGCCTTGCTGAAGAGTCGTGAGGCCCGCCCGAGGTCGAGCACTTCGGAGTCGGTGCCCAGGACGGCGGGGATGATCTTGGCGTTGCAGGCGAGGCGTCGGGCTTGGGCGGCGGTGAGGGTGTCGAACCCGTCGCCGGGGACTCCGTTGTCCAGGGTCGCGGTGCCGATGCCGTCGCGCAGGGCGTCCAGGGTGATCGTGACGGTCACGTTGGTGGCGTCGCCGCCGTGGATGGGCAGGCGCTTCGGGTCGAGGGCCTCGAGGAGCTGGGCGAAGGCTTCGGCCATGCGGCGTGGGTGGGACACCTGCACGCCGAAGCCGGTCTGCTCGTCGGCGTCGCGGTCGTTGCCGGTGTCGTCCTGAGCGGCGTTGCTTCGGACCGCGCCATCGGCCAGCCGTGGGTTGGTGAAGGCGTGGAGGTAGGTCGCCAACCTCGCGGCGGTGGCGTCGGGCACGATCGCGCTGATCCGACTTGTCCCGTCGCCCAGCGCACGGATGCGGAGTCGCTGACGCTCCTGGGCATGCTTCTCGGCCTCAGCCAGCCGGCGGGCTTCTTCGTCCTCGAACCGGTCGGGGTCGACGACTTCGAGGATCCGGCGGCCAAGCCTCGCGAGGTCCGTGGGGTCGTGATCAGCGGCGAGCTCCACCAGCCTCACCTCGGCTGCCTCGATCACGTCGGCTCCCACGCGGGACGGCAGCTCATCCACCGCCGCTGCGATGACGCGCGCCTGGGCGATCGACACCTGCCCCTCACGGACCGCCCGCGCCAGGGTGAGCCGCTGCCGGTCCAACGCCGTCGCCAAGCGCAGATCTGCGGCGGCGTCGCCGCGGCGTACGTGCCCGTGGTGGGCCAGCCAGGTCGCGATCGAGCGGAACCCTTCGCCCTCGGCGACGTCACCGGCCGCAGCCATGACCCGCAGCCGCAGCTCGGCCACGCGCGACTCCGCGTCCGCCAGGGCGAGGAGTGCATCCGCCTTCTCGTCGGTCCGCATGAAGGTCGGGTTCACGTCGGCCACCGACTTCAGCGACGAGCTGATCGACGCAGCCACAACGTTCACCGGATGCACGACCCCACCTCCCCACGACCACGACTCGGCACGCCACGTCTGTGGCGTCTGCTGGTCGTTGCTCCTGGAGGCCCGGACCTGCCGGACGATCACGTCACCCTCGCAACTGGACCCACCGTCTCCGGATGCCACCGCGAGGCGGTGACCCGGTGCCCTGAGCGAGAACCTGCGACGACTCTATCGAACGCACGTTCGAATCGACAATGCCCCATCCTGAGGATGTTCGGTGTGCTGCGGGGTGGTGATGGAACCACCCCTCAATCCGTCTCCGCCTCCGCGAACGCGGGGTGACGGCTCCCGACCTCACGCGCGATCGCCAGGTGGCCGCCCAGGTAGGCGCTGGCGCCCAGAACGGTTGCTCCGCCCAGGGCGAGCGCGGCTCCGGCCCGGTGGTGACCGCGTCGCCGGGCGACCCAGGAGCCGGCGTAGGCGCCGAACGTGACCACGATGCTCCCGGCATGCACCAGGCCTACGCGCTTCTCGCGTTCCCCGGACGTCGACCACTCGGCCCAGCCGGCCCAAGCTGTGGGGGCGATGGTCAGCAGTCCTACGCCGACAAGTCGCTGCGCCGCGGGGGATGACTCACGCCCGCCGAAGAGGTCGAGCACGGTCGCCGATGTCCAGGAGCCGATGACGGCGTCGGTGAGCAATGGGTGGAGGGCGTGCCCCAGCCACTCGCCGCGCAGGAACGAGCCGCGTGCGCCCGTGGCGAACAGGAAGCGCACCTTGGGCTCCATCGCGTGGACCGCGCCGTCGAGGCTCGTGGCCTCCTCGAGCTGCCGGGTCCAGCGCACGAGGGCTGGAGCCTTGTCGACCGCACTCATGGTGCCTCCCGTGTCCGGCGCGAACGGTGGACCGGCCGCGATCCCACCACCGTGCCCGGCGGGGCGGCGCGGGTCAAGGGTCAGGCCGTGCGTGGGGCGTACATGATGACGGCGACGCCGACCAGGCAGATCAGGGCGCCCGCGACGTCGAACCGGTCCGGCTTGAAGCCGTCGACCGCCATGCCCCAGAGCAGCGACCCGGCCACGAAGACGCCGCCGTACGCCGCCAGGATGCGCCCGAAGTTTGCGTCGGGCTGGAGTGTGGCGACGAAGCCGTAGATGCCGAGCGCGATGATGCCGGCACCGATCCACAGCCAGCCGCGGTGCTCGCGCACGCCCTGCCAGACCAGCCAGGCGCCGCCGATCTCGGCGACCGCGGCGAGGGCGAAGAGCGTCGTTGATCGCAGCATGTCCACGCGGCCATTGTGC includes these proteins:
- a CDS encoding adenosine deaminase, with amino-acid sequence MTFAEPSGRLHDFIAGLPKVELHVHHVGSASPRIVQQLAERHPGTVPSDPDQLRAFYEFRDFAHFIEVYLAVVDLLKEPEDIRMLTYEVARDLARQNVRYAELTCTPYTSVLPHEAGRGMSIEDYTDAIEEGRVAAEAEFGVVLRWIYDIPGESGIPAADETLRFALDYPPVALVGFGLGGPEIGVPRPQFQRHFEAARAAGLHSVPHAGETTGPETVWDAIRLLGAERIGHGTTAAQDPVLLEYLAAHRIPLEVCPTSNVATGAVESLAAHPLRAFRDAGVLLSINSDDPPMFDTDLNREYAVAAEMLHLDERGVADLAIAGVDASFAPDELKANLRAEIDGWTTAWLAGEAD
- a CDS encoding DsbA family protein — encoded protein: MAKNPPKKNTPGSRADERATTAAKREARREKAARQAAALKKAQQARQRKERLLVGGIVGAVLLVIVGVVAWQISRNSGPVAIPDNATDKYGVAVGKADAETQVDIYADFLCPACKTFEGATDEPLSQLAEAGTARVVYNPVSILNEYSDRAANAFAVVLDTAGADVALEFQRALFAEQPGEGGAMPDDDWLIDLAVESGAKESEIRDDIEDMKYEKWVKEATQEAERRGLRGTPTIFINDTQLEPQEALTQIQQLAQASGGSGEEDTN
- a CDS encoding phytoene desaturase family protein; this encodes MARNDYDAIVVGGGHNALVSASYLARAGLTVLVLERLDHVGGAAVSTRPFAGLPARLSRYSYLVSLLPDEIMRDLSLDVTLASRRTSSFTPHLHTGAPGGLLVERTEGPATKASFRTLTGSDDDYAAWQQFYADVAELTAVVAPTLTQPLSRERDVAEQVSPTVWNDLVAQPLGRTITDRFADDTVRGVVATDALIGTFVGMDDASLAQNRCFLYHLMGNGTGEWRVPIGGMGAVTDALAKSARLAGATLITGAEVTSVATGAHGAEVRWRTATGERGATARTVLSGVAPWTMAGLLGDEATLPAKPAGSQLKLNLLLERLPTLRSGVDPRVAFSGTMHLSEGWGDLQLAYEEARAGTVPQHPPGEIYCHSLTDPSILEDLAPMGVHTLTYFGLHMPEELFTGPDGEDNRVTAVQRAIASIDEHLVGSIVDCIARDGEDKLCLEAKFPHDVEAELAMPGGHIFHGDLDWPWAPNRARLDTPAQRWGVATPHDVVLMCGSGARRGGAVSGLGGHNAAQAVLEAR
- the orn gene encoding oligoribonuclease translates to MNDRLVWIDCEMTGLDLEKDALIEVAALVTDFELNVLGEGVDVIIKPPAEALETMIDFVRDMHEKSGLLEELDGGVTMEEAETLVLDYIREHCPDGSRPPLAGNTIGTDRAFLARDMKGLEGFLHYRNIDVSSIKELSRRWYPRAYFQAPEKRGNHRALADIQESIEELRYYREAVFVAPPGPDSAAAKEIAAKYAGSITGLGDGGATPDSTTDA
- a CDS encoding sensor histidine kinase → MTTHPRTSFALLTCFTVVVAFYLVGVQPAPLVVAEAFPAGLIAGAWLFVPRRRQLLYFVCAWVVSTGIYLACGRDLFVALGWALAAVVGSAIVAHGITQGPERRAALLTDVDLRRFIAQTFLGSLVAAGIAGAVASVSGHTQWWVAALGVGLAHFATYLVLLPHFLGRPRFPGVASRLERVIQWVVTVSLTVVAFLPLDLGPSIAFGVIPCLGWSALRAPMRETLVQLLVVATASHAMTMQGLGPFAVDPGSSVLRAEMLTILFALWVIACGLTTIPFSLAVGVQRREAWQSRQEQARVRQLVQSATSVAIIGTDAHGHIDLFNPGAELIFGYTSHEVLGLTPSIFLTRAEIERVAQVLGTRSTFVDVAYALASSENESLDLDFLRKDGSVVTLQFSISRIFNDDGKVIGYVTTGEDVTSRVKRQLALEEALAHERLAVENLKEVDQVKDALVSGVSHELRTPITSILGYLEMLEDGGFGPLAEGQAKALGRVKGNSNRLLSLIDDLLMLSRIQDGYLAVESTRIDLRDVVASARDEMAPVLTASGLTFDVELPEQPVAVVGDAERLGRVLVNLLSNAMKFTDRFGAVTVRLAVEGADAVVSVSDTGIGIPEGEQDHLFERFFRATSARERAIQGSGLGLAIARALVQSHGGGIEVQSQVDVGSTFVIRLPLEEALSVIEQAPGPPQEQETAGAPAGR
- a CDS encoding MauE/DoxX family redox-associated membrane protein; the encoded protein is MQPPRPPQGAAPWIGTAARLVTGGVWLVAGAIKLPDPYESISAVRAYEVLPESLVPAVGYLLPVVEVAIGLLLLLGLLTRVSGLASAILFAVFVAGIASVWIRGIDIDCGCFGGGGAKEGASAEYPIEIARDAALLLLSAWLVWRPRTRWALDNMLFRSSERELERNDDGEESAEEEHARQSG
- a CDS encoding sugar O-acetyltransferase, producing the protein MARHTDSTSETAAPLIPTMRDRMVAGQPYVVDGTVRVALARGQERADLFNETTGEDPETRRALLRDLLGSLGEGVEVRGPVHVDVGRNLHLGARTFVNANLVALDRAPIRVGEGVQIGPNVQLLTPVHPLDPAKRRDGWEGAEPVTIGDNVVLGGGVTVCPGVTIGDDTVVGAGSVVASDLPAGVLAVGNPAKVIRQL